The following are from one region of the Salvia hispanica cultivar TCC Black 2014 chromosome 1, UniMelb_Shisp_WGS_1.0, whole genome shotgun sequence genome:
- the LOC125190256 gene encoding receptor-like protein 40, whose product MLPNFLLLTYILTLSFIITTHSYTSRCLRHQEILLLQLKDELIFNSSHSTKLVRWNESGECCKWHGVVCDASGYVVSLELDDEAIYGGIGDSSSLFRFKYLQKLNLAFNDFNYTHPIPKGIGNLTYLTHLNLSNTGFGGQVPFEISSLTRLASLDISNEYANILCLEHPNLEMLVRNLTELRELYLDGVNITSFDERRKWSHIVSSYLPNLTSLSFSSCFLFGPLARSFWQLHSLSILRLDFTKLSTVAVPDLFTSFPNLTTLSLARCSLKGSIPSSFSNLTKLIHVDLTSNFLTGSLSSTLFEGLSNLVYLDLGFNSFSGNVPHSLFALPSLLELDLRSNKFNGTFQLDNLRNLANLTFLALSQNRLSVDVGNVNSTSYGCLQLKVLYLASCNLSHFPDFIRHLDMEGLELSDNRIAGEIPSWIWGKQLMFLNLSHNLLTDLQKPYHIPTSLQFLDLHSNRFRGEVRLPLPLESQLWYLSLANNSLSGSIATSLCNAKHLDSLDFSGNKLSGRIPPCVLENVRGLDLSRNNISGSIPDIFSKDCRLQYLELNNNNLDGKIPKSLKSCRSLKFLDVGNNNINDSFPCMLPSRLLVLVLHSNRFYGEVRCHHNWPDLQVLDISSNYFSGSLKSINFSSWRAMVLQSDEHLRRNSINVKCMLSSMTLRVLVLHSNGRVRCHNNWAEFPVIDTSSNYFSGSLESLDFSSWRDRILQSDEQLWLRYNSVRSSPSVTLIMKGLNLELHNIWRDFGSIDFSSNNFHGEIPNAIGDLTSLHHLNFSLNTLNGSIPKSFGQLRNLESLDLSGNQLTGMIPVELASITFLSFLNLSYNKLVGVIPNGPQFQTFTNDDFEGNAGLCGFPLNKSCSHTDDNDSELSPREHEDVEEKREIEWEYVSAALGYVVGVGIIVWLLLFCRRFREKYFGKIEEVEGIFIARDMRRRRTRMVARNRARRHGIRATGGLWRHAKSLKEVGKWNPLSRGDSLWKVDHEESAAEMWKLLDTLYTETSMSSRIYLLEKLIKFKLDLAKDIDDINVDRFKKLVHDIKRSGDKTIDEYTSIALMNAMMNAIPDSYSDVKAAIKYGRDSAPLDLIISSLKSKELELRERAADKNAYNKVLNVRGRSKSRGGNETSSGSGNTSNSRKKFKSRSRSKDPKTYRRCFNCGEVGHNKKACTKPKKNKFPNHNAQVETLVNVATYDNVNDSVFLHLMIGYVILDVLII is encoded by the exons ATGCTTCCAAACTTCTTGTTGCTCACTTATATACTAACTTTGTCTTTCATTATCACCACTCATTCATATACTAGCAGATGCCTTCGTCATCAGGAAATCTTGTTGCTTCAGCTCAAGGATGAGTtgatcttcaattcttctcatTCGACAAAACTGGTGCGATGGAATGAAAGTGGCGAGTGTTGTAAGTGGCACGGTGTGGTATGTGATGCATCTGGCTATGTCGTTAGTTTGGAGCTCGATGATGAGGCCATTTATGGCGGAATTGGGGATTCGTCGAGTCTCTTCAGATTTAAATATCTGCAAAAGCTTAACCTCGCCTTCAATGACTTCAACTACACTCATCCCATTCCAAAAGGTATTGGCAATCTTACTTATTTGACACACTTGAATTTGTCAAATACTGGTTTTGGTGGACAGGTTCCTTTTGAAATTTCATCCTTAACGAGATTGGCTAGTCTCGATATCTCCAATGAGTATGCCAATATTTTATGTCTTGAGCACCCGAATTTGGAGATGCTTGTCCGAAATCTAACGGAGCTTAGAGAGCTCTATCTTGACGGTGTCAATATCACTTCCTTTGACGAAAGGAGAAAATGGAGCCATATTGTATCATCATATTTACCCAACCTCACATCTTTAAGTTTCTCTTCTTGTTTTCTCTTTGGCCCTTTAGCAAGGTCGTTTTGGCAACTTCATTCCCTCTCGATTCTTCGACTAGATTTCACCAAGCTTTCAACAGTAGCAGTTCCGGACTTGTTCACCAGTTTTCCAAATCTTACCACCTTAAGTCTTGCTAGATGTAGTTTAAAGGGCTCTATTCCATCCAGCTTTTCTAACCTGACCAAGCTGATTCATGTCGATTTGACGAGTAACTTCTTGACAGGCTCACTTTCTTCTACACTATTTGAAGGTCTTTCCAATCTTGTTTATTTAGATTTGGGATTTAACTCATTCTCTGGAAATGTTCCCCATTCTCTGTTTGCTCTCCCTTCATTGTTGGAACTTGATCTTAGAAGCAATAAATTTAATGGCACTTTCCAACTAGACAACCTTCGAAACCTTGCCAATCTCACATTTCTTGCTCTATCTCAAAATCGCTTGTCGGTAGATGTTGGCAACGTCAATTCAACTTCATATGGATGTCTCCAATTAAAAGTGTTATACCTAGCTTCATGCAACTTGTCCCATTTTCCTGATTTCATCAGACATTTGGATATGGAAGGATTGGAGCTTTCAGACAATCGGATCGCTGGGGAAATACCTAGCTGGATTTGGGGAAAACAACTTATGTTTCTAAACCTCTCACATAATCTTCTGACAGATCTCCAAAAGCCTTACCATATCCCCACTTCTCTTCAGTTCCTAGACTTGCATTCTAACCGGTTTAGAGGCGAGGTGCGGCTTCCCCTTCCACTTGAATCTCAACTATGGTACTTGTCTCTTGCTAATAACAGTTTAAGTGGATCAATTGCAACCTCTCTATGCAATGCCAAACACCTCGACTCTCTTGACTTTTctggaaataaattaagtgggAGGATACCCCCTTGCGTACTTGAAAACGTTAGGGGGCTTGATCTCAGTCGAAACAACATCAGTGGTAGCATTCCAGATATTTTCTCCAAGGATTGTAGGCTACAATATTTGGAgcttaacaataataatttagatGGGAAGATCCCGAAGTCCCTCAAAAGTTGTAGGTCGTTGAAGTTCTTGGATGTCGGGAACAACAACATCAATGACAGCTTCCCTTGCATGTTACCATCGCGGTTGCTCGTGCTTGTTTTGCACTCCAACAGATTCTATGGGGAAGTGAGATGTCACCACAACTGGCCAGATCTCCAAGTTCTAGATATATCTTCGAATTATTTCAGTGGAAgtttaaaatcaataaactTCTCTAGTTGGAGGGCTATGGTGCTACAGAGTGACGAACATTTGAGGCGCAACAGCATAAACGTTAAGTGCATGCTATCATCAATGACATTGCGTGTTCTTGTTTTGCACTCCAATGGAAGAGTGAGATGTCACAACAATTGGGCAGAATTCCCTGTTATAGATACATCTTCGAACTATTTTAGTGGAAGTCTAGAATCATTGGACTTCTCTAGTTGGAGGGATAGGATACTACAGAGTGATGAACAACTATGGCTCCGTTATAACTCTGTGAGGAGCTCACCAAGTGTGACATTAATCATGAAAGGGCTAAATTTAGAGCTCCACAACATTTGGCGAGACTTTGGCAGCATTGATTTCTCTTCCAATAATTTCCATGGAGAGATTCCAAATGCAATTGGTGATCTTACCTCGCTTCATCATCTCAACTTCTCCCTCAATACCCTCAACGGAAGCATACCAAAGTCATTTGGTCAGTTGAGGAATCTCGAATCACTCGACCTCTCTGGAAACCAACTAACAGGGATGATACCAGTGGAGCTTGCAAGCATTACATTCCTTTCATTCTTGAATCTGTCCTACAATAAGTTGGTCGGAGTCATCCCAAATGGCCCTCAATTTCAAACATTTACAAATGATGACTTTGAGGGAAATGCAGGGCTTTGTGGTTTCCCTCTCAACAAAAGCTGCAGTCATACTGATGACAATGACAGTGAGCTATCACCGCGAGAACATGAAGATGTGGAAGAGAAGAGGGAGATTGAGTGGGAATACGTATCAGCTGCACTTGGATACGTTGTGGGTGTAGGGATCATTGTGTGGCTACTTCTATTTTGCAGAAGATTCAGAGAGAAATATTTCGGCAAAATAGAAGAAGTTGAAGGCATATTCATTGCCAGAGACATGAGAAGACGGCGTACAAGAATGGTAGCCAGGAATCGAGCCAGGAGACA tggAATCAGAGCCACGGGGGGATTATGGCGGCACGCCAAGTCGCTTAAGGAGGTGGGCAAGTGGAATCCTCTTTCGAGAGGGGATTCGCTCTG GAAAGTTGATCATGAGGAATCTGCTGCTGAAATGTGGAAATTACTTGATACTCTATATACTGAAACCTCTATGTCTTCAAGAATTTATCTGCTTGAAAAATTGATTAAGTTTAAGCTGGATCTTGCTAAAGATATAGATGATATTAATGTTGATAGGTTTAAGAAGCTTGTTCATGACATTAAGAGATCAGGTGATAAAACAATAGATGAATACACTAGCATAGCTCTGATGAATGCCATGATGAATGCCATTCCTGACTCCTATAGTGATGTTAAGGCTGCCATTAAGTATGGTAGAGACTCTGCTCCTCTAGACCTTATAATTAGCTCCCTGAAATCCAAAGAACTTGAGCTTAGGGAGAGAGCTGCTGATAAGAATGCTTATAACAAAGTGTTGAATGTCAGAGGAAGATCTAAATCTAGAGGGGGCAATGAGACCAGTAGTGGCTCTGGTAATACCTCTAACTCTAGGAAAAAGTTTAAGTCCAGGTCTAGAAGTAAAGATCCTAAAACCTATAGGAGGTGTTTCAACTGTGGTGAAGTTGGGCACAATAAGAAAGCCTGCACCAAACCCAAGAAGAATAAGTTTCCCAACCACAATGCCCAAGTTGAAACCCTTGTAAATGTTGCTACTTATGATAATGTGAATGATTCTGTCTTTTTACATCTAATGATTGGTTATGTGATTCTGGATGTACTTATCATATGA